The DNA window TGATTCAGAAGATACAGCCGTTCTGCTCGACTCCCTCGAAAGCTTGAACAAAATAGCTGCAGAAACGGACACCTTTATCTATCTCGAGCCACTTAACAGGTATGAAGATCACATGCTTAACACCCTGCAATCTGCCGCGGAACTGATAGAGATGGGCGGATTTTCGAATGTCAGACTTACCGCTGACGCTTTTCATATGAATATAGAAGAGGCCGATCTTCGTAAAAGCATTGTGCAGAACAAGGAGTATATTGCGCACGTACATATAGCCGACAGCAACCGCTATCAACCGGGCCAGGCCCATCTTGATTTTGATTATTTCTTTTCTGCACTTTCGGAAATCGATTACAGCGGGAACGTGGTCTTTGAATGCAGGGTTACTGGAGACGACCCGATCGAGAGTTACAGAGAATCCTGTTGCTTCATAAGAAGCATTGT is part of the Mesotoga sp. UBA6090 genome and encodes:
- a CDS encoding sugar phosphate isomerase/epimerase family protein; its protein translation is MKLITQDKEFFPSRMEEKLSFVYKLGFDGFEIDGRLLIEKLAEVKAAVRSTGLPVTSACGGYRGWIGDFSQDKRKQAIEDIGEILKALSKIGGKGIVVPAAWGMFSKRLPPMVPPRTDSEDTAVLLDSLESLNKIAAETDTFIYLEPLNRYEDHMLNTLQSAAELIEMGGFSNVRLTADAFHMNIEEADLRKSIVQNKEYIAHVHIADSNRYQPGQAHLDFDYFFSALSEIDYSGNVVFECRVTGDDPIESYRESCCFIRSIVGNADI